One Eleginops maclovinus isolate JMC-PN-2008 ecotype Puerto Natales chromosome 22, JC_Emac_rtc_rv5, whole genome shotgun sequence DNA segment encodes these proteins:
- the morn4 gene encoding MORN repeat-containing protein 4 — protein sequence MTLTRGSFTYASGEEYHGEWKEGRRHGVGQLKFQDGTCFSGQFENGLFHGFGVLLFTDGSRYEGEFAHGKFQGAGVFSRCDGMKFEGEFKDGRVEGYGLLTFPDGAHGVPRNEGLFQNHKLQKREKCPGVVQRAQASASNARILTL from the exons ATGACTCTGACCAGAGGATCTTTCACCTATGCCAGTGGGGAAGAGTATCATGGCGAGTGGAAAGAAG GTCGGAGACATGGAGTTGGCCAGCTGAAATTTCAAGATGGAACCTGCTTCTCTGGCCAGTTTGAGAATGGACTCTTTCATGGCTTTGGTGTACTGCTCTTTACAGATGGATCCAG GTACGAAGGAGAATTTGCACATGGAAAGTTTCAAGGTGCGGGGGTCTTTAGTCGATGCGATGGCATGAAGTTTGAAGGAGAATTTAAAGATGGACGTGTTGAGGGATATG GGCTTTTGACTTTCCCAGATGGAGCTCATGGTGTCCCACGAAACGAGGGCTTGTTTCAGAACCACAAGCTGCAGAAGAGGGAGAAGTGTCCAGGAGTGGTGCAGCGTGCACAGGCTTCAGCCTCCAATGCTCGCATTCTGACACTTTGA
- the ankrd2 gene encoding ankyrin repeat domain-containing protein 2 → MDTAELMKAARQGKLNVIDKYLDDGGNPNVHDELKRTALHRASVEGHTAVVQTLLEKGADVNFEDQLGSRAIHWACRGGRLGVVKALRSHGADLNVRDKLYSTPLHVATRTGHTTIVEYLLSCCAKINSRDREGDTALHDAVHLNRFKIVKLLIDAGADTKIKNHEGVTAVQQVKQWQFDIMETLQRLEKLREVGPENTARERND, encoded by the exons ATGGATACTGCAGAATTAATGAAAGCAGCCAGACAAGGGAAACTGAATGTAATAGATAAATATCTGGATGATGGGGGGAACCCTAATGTGCATGATGAG CTGAAGAGGACAGCCCTGCACCGTGCCTCTGTAGAGGGACACACTGCAGTTGTCCAAACGCTTTTGGAAAAAGGGGCTGATGTCAACTTTGAAGATCAA CTGGGCTCCAGGGCCATTCATTGGGCCTGCAGAGGGGGAAGACTGGGAGTTGTCAAAGCCCTGAGGAGCCACGGGGCTGACCTGAATGTTAGAGATAAG TTGTACAGCACTCCTCTGCATGTGGCCACAAGAACAGGCCACACGACCATTGTAGAGTACCTGCTGTCCTGTTGTGCTAAAATCAACTCCAGGGACAGG GAAGGCGACACAGCCCTTCATGATGCTGTGCATCTCAACAGATTCAAGATAGTGAAGCTGCTCATAGATGCAGGGGctgacacaaaaataaaaaatcat GAGGGAGTGACCGCAGTGCAGCAGGTAAAACAATGGCAGTTTGACATCATGGAGACCCTTCAGAGACTGGAGAAGCTGAGGGAGGTGGGACCAGAAAACACTGCAAGAGAGAGGAATGATTAG
- the st3gal7 gene encoding ST3 beta-galactoside alpha-2,3-sialyltransferase 7 yields MVTLNNLSVEDSYDGSPLLPEAAEAATPTSVFHRLRGITQIESRGFFLSRNENLTFSLVLLIGCYSAILIPAYLPSKTVTILSDDNIHPKDLVLLNKSASLLSGPCKPHWCLNHLQALSCSAGLLDIPVFVQQDRPVPWDLSPPLGLQGSEQHLALALASLPQPGLPPSLRSDGSCRRCVVVGNGGVLHGSHLGSHIDQYDVIIRLNNAPVPGFEKDAGSRTTIRLMYPEGAPHSASEYKKTTMVALVVFKYLDLDWLTSVITKKPLSFWSKMWFWREVVDDIPLRPESFRILHPEIIHKTGQVLQKYALKQGNMVPTLGASAVVMALQLCDQVSLAGFGYDMKHPEARLHYYETLRMGAMKAQVVHDVSAEKLFLRDLVAAGAITDLTGAL; encoded by the exons ATGGTGACGCTGAATAATCTGAGTGTAGAGGATTCATACGATGgctctcctctgctgcctgAGGCTGCGGAGGCTGCAACACCAACGTCTGTCTTTCATAGACTGCGAGGGATCACACAGATTGAATCCAGGGGGTTTTTCCTCAGCAG GAATGAGAACCTTACTTTCAGTCTGGTGCTGCTGATAGGATGCTACTCAGCTATTCTGATTCCTGCATATCTCCCTTCGAAGACAGTGACAATTCTCAGTGATGACAATATACACCCTAAAGATCTG GTCTTACTAAATAAGTCAGCCTCCCTGCTGTCAGGCCCCTGCAAGCCTCACTGGTGTCTGAACCACCTCCAGGCCCTGTCCTGTTCTGCAGGCCTCCTAGACATCCCAGTGTTTGTGCAGCAGGACAGGCCTGTGCCCTGGGATCTGTCCCCTCCTCTGGGGCTCCAGGGCAGCGAACAGCATCTGGCCCTGGCTCTTGCATCTCTGCCTCAGCCTGGCCTGCCTCCATCACTGAGGAGTGATGGCAGCTGCAGGCGATGTGTGGTGGTGGGCAATGGAGGGGTTCTTCATGGGAGCCATCTAGGATCCCACATTGATCAGTACGATGTCATCATCAG GCTGAATAATGCTCCAGTGCCTGGCTTTGAGAAAGATGCTGGTTCCCGCACCACCATCCGCCTCATGTACCCAGAGGGAGCACCCCATTCTGCATCTGAGTACAAGAAGACCACCATGGTTGCTCTGGTAGTCTTTAAGTACCTGGACCTAGACTGGCTCACTTCTGTCATCACCAAAAAGCCCTTG AGTTTCTGGTCCAAAATGTGGTTCTGGAGGGAGGTGGTGGATGATATTCCTCTGAGACCAGAGAGCTTCAGGATTCTCCACCCAGAGATAATTCACAAAACAGGACAAGTCCTACAGAAATATGCTCTGAAGCAGGGAAAT ATGGTGCCAACACTAGGTGCGAGTGCGGTGGTGATGGCTTTGCAGCTGTGTGACCAAGTGAGCCTGGCAGGGTTTGGGTACGACATGAAGCACCCAGAGGCAAGGCTTCACTACTATGAGACCCTACGCATGGGTGCAATGAAGGCTCAA GTGGTGCATGATGTCAGTGCTGAGAAACTCTTCTTGAGGGACCTGGTGGCTGCAGGGGCCATCACAGACCTCACAGGAGCTCTATGA
- the wu:fc17b08 gene encoding ligand-dependent corepressor isoform X3 translates to MASQCKRQQCTIDRRGFRQELDSWKHKLIHCVGFESILEGLFTPQLEEDLQLFKDLEPTAVSDWSFDENCLFCCLRRDNVKEHLIRLSNEGIEDTPKPLLVKDQNTISRLEKQAEEFLHAVLGRKDVPNFSDPNIPVVAREILQRMMRQFAAEYTSKTSSSQDSGFDSQPCPDQSLPPPPLFSGASPPTSPTATVAGPAHNQNPVLSKLLMADQEAPLDLTIKRPPSLPTEQDGVLDLSVKKNRCSSGSLSDRSPCLSPATSTLKGPSLRADGQVGLFMKSLQDGRRRENIGHSNRYKPSSSLAYSLHIKEEPDLESDPESPLSNGSRPSDLFKNGSSSWNSKSHFGALFKLKTNSEASEHLKDIPRLLEAAGLLTKSLAYEKRNLQEACRDHSLPLSHSSPFDLKIPQVRVLNSATDSSWDSLSSEYSRSAYENGLGKALRSILPRQIQKKGSGGFSSSGSEKDYWPYDTDRKSLQGSYPLDSESDLGNKQPRKKRGRYRQYNTDLLEEAIDVVMGGKMSVSKAQTIYGIPHSTLEYKVKERLGTLKHPPKKKLKLIKIEEQGVSRSPERIELSQQIVSDKRESASDENGEDFHDGSLSSNE, encoded by the exons ATGGCGAGTCAGTGTAAAAGGCAGCAATGCACAATCGACAGGCGCGGCTTTCGGCAGGAACTTGACTCTTGGAAACATAAACTCATTCACTGTGTAG GGTTTGAGAGCATTCTCGAAGGTCTGTTTACTCCACAGCTGGAAGAAGACCTACAATTATTTAAAG ACTTAGAGCCCACAGCAGTGTCTGACTGGTCATTCGATGAAAACTGTTTATTCTGCTGTTTGAGACGAGACAATGTAAAG GAACACTTAATTCGCTTAAGCAACGAGGGGATTGAAGACACACCAAAACCCCTCCTGGTAAAAGATCAGAACACAATCAGCAGACTAGAGAAACAAGCCGAGGAATTTCTCCATGCAGTCCTTGGCAGaaaag ATGTGCCAAATTTCTCGGACCCAAACATTCCTGTAGTGGCTCGGGAGATCCTTCAGAGAATGATGCGACAGTTTGCTGCCGAATATACCTCAAAAACCAGCTCCTCTCAGGACAGTGGCTTTGATTCCCAGCCTTGCCCTGACCAAAGCCTGCCGCCCCCTCCCTTGTTCTCAGGGGCTTCTCCTCCTACCAGCCCCACTGCCACCGTGGCTGGGCCCGCACACAACCAGAACCCCGTCCTCAGCAAGCTCCTCATGGCTGACCAGGAGGCTCCTCTTGACCTCACTATCAAGAGGCCCCCGTCTTTGCCTACTGAACAAG atggAGTTCTTGACCTATCTGTCAAAAAGAACCGCTGCAGCAGTGGCAGCCTCTCCGACCGGAGTCCCTGCCTTTCTCCAGCCACTTCCACACTCAAAGG GCCATCCTTGAGAGCAGACGGGCAAGTCGGGCTGTTTATGAAGAGCCTACaggatgggaggaggagagagaataTCGGCCACTCCAACCGTTATAAGCCTTCCTCATCTCTTGCATACTCGCTGCACATCAAAGAGGAGCCCGATCTGGAGAGCGACCCTGAGTCACCTCTCAGCAACGGCTCCAGACCTTCTGACCTTTTCAAAAATGGATCTTCTTCCTGGAATTCTAAAAGTCATTTTGGGGCCCTCTTCAAACTCAAAACCAACAGCGAGGCTAGTGAGCACCTCAAAGACATACCCAGGTTGTTGGAGGCTGCTGGACTTTTGACAAAGTCACTTGCCTATGAGAAAAGGAACCTCCAGGAGGCCTGTAGGGACCACAGCCTCCCTCTTTCTCATTCATCACCTTTTGACCTCAAGATCCCCCAGGTGCGAGTTTTGAATTCAGCAACAGACTCGTCTTGGGATTCCCTTTCCAGCGAGTATTCGAGATCAGCTTATGAGAACGGTCTGGGAAAGGCACTTCGTTCCATTCTACCCAGACAGATCCAGAAAAAGGGCAGTGGGGGGTTCAGTAGCTCAGGTTCAGAAAAGGACTATTGGCCTTATGACACTGACCGCAAATCCTTGCAGGGAAGCTACCCTCTGGATTCTGAGTCAGACCTAGGTAACAAGCAGCCAAGGAAGAAGCGTGGTCGATACCGACAGTACAACACCGACCTCCTTGAAGAGGCTATCGACGTGGTGATGGGCGGGAAAATGAGTGTGTCCAAAGCCCAAACGATCTATGGCATTCCACACAGCACCCTGGAATACAAAGTTAAAGAGCGACTGGGGACCTTGAAACACCCACCCAAAAAGAAACTGAAGCTGATAAAGATAGAGGAGCAGGGTGTTTCACGGTCCCCAGAGAGGATCGAACTCTCCCAGCAAATTGTCTCAGACAAAAGGGAGAGTGCATCTGATGAGAACGGAGAGGATTTCCATGATGGAAGCCTCTCATCGAATGAGTGA
- the hps1 gene encoding Hermansky-Pudlak syndrome 1 protein isoform X1: MKCLLISSQSAEVLFHWTDPEFHQNVQDQYGASQEDGHGLPAFEDSISTLFAPIIISCITMVDRLGDSYTSFTTENNHIYVLHQFDECLYIAVNGDGEEGEGDLRRKIYVMKKMIEVKFGMVTLSSILLRKELRPQDTEQRARLWKHLQSLLETYCHLRENDQSFLVEAVERLIHPTLCEQCIEFLERRLVQQLNSSVERAGEEVLHAFILVHTKLLAFYSSRNASTLSTSDLLALIIMAQNMYPSNMDQDDPNPEDIESTSGSGPESFYTPEPSPTDMDSRSSADMPVRESTPVFEFVDPDVQMAEDSLHTLEVPPPDPSTPRRVFLEVSLKDGLFPMMPHSMYCLPLWPGITLVLLTKIPTSAVAMSVYTFLEAFAKLEKRLNEGQEGSAATRGQPTIQDIRSKLDKFIKALGASEIQSVQLHNVWTDFKNRIGKGGPGFNRELIRSCKNMKTQLCGVYRQCFLIESGTADTPRRLSPGLQERAQTMVQDKLMDWKDFLLVKSKRNITMVSYLEDFPGLIHFICVDRSSGQMIAPSLNITERNTSELGKGPLAQFVKSKVWNLVSTTRRYLQKGYSTVTLRDGDFYFCYFLWFENETGYKLEAGDIPTLPDDSAPIGMLAWDYYRKLLRYYSKNHQGEVVKCYELLTVHLGVIPTEVILQHCRQLASKLWEPSRNPLL, translated from the exons ATGAAGTGCTTGCTGATATCCAGTCAGAGTGCAGAGGTCCTCTTCCACTGGACCGACCCTGAATTCCATCAGAATGTACAAGACCAGTACGGGGCGTCTCAAGAAGATGGCCATGGG CTTCCAGCCTTTGAGGACAGCATCAGCACTCTGTTTGCTCCCATCATTATCTCCTGCATCACCATGGTGGACAGGCTGGGTGACAGCTACACCTCCTTCACCACAGAGAACAACCATATCTACGTCCTACACCAG TTTGATGAGTGTCTCTACATTGCTGTGAATGGAGAtggtgaggagggggagggggatcTGAGGAGGAAAATCTACGTGATGAAAAAGATGATTGAAGTCAAGTTTGGCATGGTCACCCTCAGCAGTATCCTCCTCAGGAAAGA ACTGCGTCCTCaggacacagagcagagagcaaGGCTGTGGAAACACCTCCAGAGTCTGCTGGAGACCTACTGCCACCTCCGAGAGAACGACCAGAGCTTCCTAGTGGAG GCAGTGGAAAGGCTTATCCACCCCACATTGTGCGAGCAGTGCATCGAGTTCCTGGAGCGCCGTTTAGTTCAGCAGCTCAACAGCAGTGTGGAGAGAGCTGGAGAGGAAGTGCTGCATGCCTTCATCCTGGTTCACACTAAACTACTCGCCTTCTACTCTAG CCGCAATGCGAGCACACTCTCCACCTCAGACCTCCTGGCCCTCATCATCATGGCACAAAATATGTATCCTAGCAACATGGACCAGGATGATCCTAATCCTGAG gACATTGAGAGTACATCTGGTTCTGGTCCTGAAAGTTTTTATACCCCAGAACCCTCCCCTACAGATATGGACTCGCGCAGTTCAG CAGACATGCCAGTGAGAGAAAGCACTCctgtgtttgagtttgtggACCCAGACGTCCAG ATGGCAGAGGACAGCTTGCACACGTTGGAAGTTCCTCCGCCCGACCCTTCGACCCCTCGCAGAGTATTCTTAGAAGTCTCACTCAAAGATGGGCTGTTTCCCATGATGCCTCACTCCATGTACTGCCTGCCTCTATGGCCCGGCATCACACTTGTGCTGCTAACTAAG ATTCCCACCAGTGCAGTGGCCATGTCAGTGTATACGTTTTTGGAGGCCTTCGCCAAACTGGAGAAGCGTTTAAATGAAGGCCAGGAAGGATCAGCTGCTACCAGAGGCCAGCCCACTATACAAGACATCCGCAGCAAACTGGATAAATTCATAAAAGCCCTGGGGGCTAGTGAGATACAG TCCGTACAGTTACATAATGTCTGGACAGATTTCAAGAACCGAATCGGCAAAGGGGGACCAGGGTTCAACAGAGA GCTTATCCGCAGTTGTAAGAATATGAAGACACAGCTCTGTGGAGTATACCGCCAGTGTTTTCTCATTGAATCTGGAACGGCCGACACTCCTCGACGGCTCTCCCCCGGCCTGCAGGAACGGGCCCAGACCATGGTGCA AGACAAACTGATGGACTGGAAGGATTTTTTGCTGGTTAAAAGCAAGAGGAATATAACCATGGTGTC TTACCTGGAGGACTTTCCGGGCCTCATACATTTTATCTGCGTGGACCGATCCAGCGGCCAAATGATTGCACCGTCGCTCAACATCACCGAACGCAATACGTCGGAGTTGGGGAAGGGACCATTGGCTCAGTTCGTCAAAAGCAAG GTGTGGAATTTGGTCAGCACAACGCGGCGCTATCTCCAGAAGGGTTACTCCACGGTCACATTGCGCGACGGAGACTTCTACTTCTGCTACTTCCTCtggtttgaaaatgaaact GGCTACAAGTTAGAGGCAGGGGACATACCCACCCTACCTGACGACTCTGCCCCCATTGGGATGCTTGCCTGGGACTACTACAG GAAGCTGCTGCGGTACTACAGCAAGAATCACCAGGGTGAGGTGGTAAAGTGTTACGAACTGCTGACGGTTCACCTGGGGGTGATCCCCACGGAGGTCATCCTCCAGCACTGCAGACAGCTGGCAAGCAAACTATGGGAGCCTTCGCGCAATCCTTTGCTGTAG
- the hps1 gene encoding Hermansky-Pudlak syndrome 1 protein isoform X2, with product MKCLLISSQSAEVLFHWTDPEFHQNVQDQYGASQEDGHGLPAFEDSISTLFAPIIISCITMVDRLGDSYTSFTTENNHIYVLHQFDECLYIAVNGDGEEGEGDLRRKIYVMKKMIEVKFGMVTLSSILLRKELRPQDTEQRARLWKHLQSLLETYCHLRENDQSFLVEAVERLIHPTLCEQCIEFLERRLVQQLNSSVERAGEEVLHAFILVHTKLLAFYSSRNASTLSTSDLLALIIMAQNMYPSNMDQDDPNPEDIESTSGSGPESFYTPEPSPTDMDSRSSDMPVRESTPVFEFVDPDVQMAEDSLHTLEVPPPDPSTPRRVFLEVSLKDGLFPMMPHSMYCLPLWPGITLVLLTKIPTSAVAMSVYTFLEAFAKLEKRLNEGQEGSAATRGQPTIQDIRSKLDKFIKALGASEIQSVQLHNVWTDFKNRIGKGGPGFNRELIRSCKNMKTQLCGVYRQCFLIESGTADTPRRLSPGLQERAQTMVQDKLMDWKDFLLVKSKRNITMVSYLEDFPGLIHFICVDRSSGQMIAPSLNITERNTSELGKGPLAQFVKSKVWNLVSTTRRYLQKGYSTVTLRDGDFYFCYFLWFENETGYKLEAGDIPTLPDDSAPIGMLAWDYYRKLLRYYSKNHQGEVVKCYELLTVHLGVIPTEVILQHCRQLASKLWEPSRNPLL from the exons ATGAAGTGCTTGCTGATATCCAGTCAGAGTGCAGAGGTCCTCTTCCACTGGACCGACCCTGAATTCCATCAGAATGTACAAGACCAGTACGGGGCGTCTCAAGAAGATGGCCATGGG CTTCCAGCCTTTGAGGACAGCATCAGCACTCTGTTTGCTCCCATCATTATCTCCTGCATCACCATGGTGGACAGGCTGGGTGACAGCTACACCTCCTTCACCACAGAGAACAACCATATCTACGTCCTACACCAG TTTGATGAGTGTCTCTACATTGCTGTGAATGGAGAtggtgaggagggggagggggatcTGAGGAGGAAAATCTACGTGATGAAAAAGATGATTGAAGTCAAGTTTGGCATGGTCACCCTCAGCAGTATCCTCCTCAGGAAAGA ACTGCGTCCTCaggacacagagcagagagcaaGGCTGTGGAAACACCTCCAGAGTCTGCTGGAGACCTACTGCCACCTCCGAGAGAACGACCAGAGCTTCCTAGTGGAG GCAGTGGAAAGGCTTATCCACCCCACATTGTGCGAGCAGTGCATCGAGTTCCTGGAGCGCCGTTTAGTTCAGCAGCTCAACAGCAGTGTGGAGAGAGCTGGAGAGGAAGTGCTGCATGCCTTCATCCTGGTTCACACTAAACTACTCGCCTTCTACTCTAG CCGCAATGCGAGCACACTCTCCACCTCAGACCTCCTGGCCCTCATCATCATGGCACAAAATATGTATCCTAGCAACATGGACCAGGATGATCCTAATCCTGAG gACATTGAGAGTACATCTGGTTCTGGTCCTGAAAGTTTTTATACCCCAGAACCCTCCCCTACAGATATGGACTCGCGCAGTTCAG ACATGCCAGTGAGAGAAAGCACTCctgtgtttgagtttgtggACCCAGACGTCCAG ATGGCAGAGGACAGCTTGCACACGTTGGAAGTTCCTCCGCCCGACCCTTCGACCCCTCGCAGAGTATTCTTAGAAGTCTCACTCAAAGATGGGCTGTTTCCCATGATGCCTCACTCCATGTACTGCCTGCCTCTATGGCCCGGCATCACACTTGTGCTGCTAACTAAG ATTCCCACCAGTGCAGTGGCCATGTCAGTGTATACGTTTTTGGAGGCCTTCGCCAAACTGGAGAAGCGTTTAAATGAAGGCCAGGAAGGATCAGCTGCTACCAGAGGCCAGCCCACTATACAAGACATCCGCAGCAAACTGGATAAATTCATAAAAGCCCTGGGGGCTAGTGAGATACAG TCCGTACAGTTACATAATGTCTGGACAGATTTCAAGAACCGAATCGGCAAAGGGGGACCAGGGTTCAACAGAGA GCTTATCCGCAGTTGTAAGAATATGAAGACACAGCTCTGTGGAGTATACCGCCAGTGTTTTCTCATTGAATCTGGAACGGCCGACACTCCTCGACGGCTCTCCCCCGGCCTGCAGGAACGGGCCCAGACCATGGTGCA AGACAAACTGATGGACTGGAAGGATTTTTTGCTGGTTAAAAGCAAGAGGAATATAACCATGGTGTC TTACCTGGAGGACTTTCCGGGCCTCATACATTTTATCTGCGTGGACCGATCCAGCGGCCAAATGATTGCACCGTCGCTCAACATCACCGAACGCAATACGTCGGAGTTGGGGAAGGGACCATTGGCTCAGTTCGTCAAAAGCAAG GTGTGGAATTTGGTCAGCACAACGCGGCGCTATCTCCAGAAGGGTTACTCCACGGTCACATTGCGCGACGGAGACTTCTACTTCTGCTACTTCCTCtggtttgaaaatgaaact GGCTACAAGTTAGAGGCAGGGGACATACCCACCCTACCTGACGACTCTGCCCCCATTGGGATGCTTGCCTGGGACTACTACAG GAAGCTGCTGCGGTACTACAGCAAGAATCACCAGGGTGAGGTGGTAAAGTGTTACGAACTGCTGACGGTTCACCTGGGGGTGATCCCCACGGAGGTCATCCTCCAGCACTGCAGACAGCTGGCAAGCAAACTATGGGAGCCTTCGCGCAATCCTTTGCTGTAG